A segment of the Elaeis guineensis isolate ETL-2024a chromosome 6, EG11, whole genome shotgun sequence genome:
AAACGGTAGAATAACAAaacatttgattttggattttagGCAAATTGAATTAGACAAAACTATAAAGCTTTCTATATTTAAATTGTAAGGCCCGATCCATTTAGGCCTGGCCCGAGCCTACGGAGAAGACCCAGCTAAGTTGGCGTTCTCCATaagaagagaaattctttgtgcaccgcacgcggtgtagaaaatccgatgtggagCGCATTGCTTGTCCGATTGGTCTatatagtcatcatttttcaacgtGCATTTCATGCCAGCAGGTcagctttttcatttaaaaattttgtatgacgaaaatatcattctcaaaaattataaaatcccttcttaaaaattatgacattccttcacaaaaattatgacacccataCAGAAAATGCAAAACTGAAGCAGGttgttataatttttatgaagggatgttataatttttaagaaggaatGTTATAATATTGTCCgaaggaaaaaaagataataaatatatatagaaaCAGTATTATGACgttccttcttaaaaattatgataccttcataaaaattatgacaccctacTTCAGTTTAGCATTTTCTataagaatgtcataatttttgtgaaggaatattataatttttaagaaagatatttttatcgtataaaatttttaaacaaaaaagtcAACTTGCTGgcattaaatatatattgaaaattaATGACTATGTAGATCGGATAAGACAGTATGGTGAGTATCGGATTTTCTACGCCGCTtccggtgcacaaaaaatttctctatgGACAAGACAAAAGCTCCGATGAGTGTCAAACCTTTTATGGATTCCCAATGAGCATCCTGTTCCTTCAACGACTCCCGATCGGGGTCGGAGTCGGAGTTCTAAGAGGGGTCGGAGTCCAGGAAACTCCAGCCTCTGCCTCTATTTAAGAGCACCCTTCCCTCCACAAACTTTCATCACCGAGAACCAGCTTCCTTTCTCCATCGTTTTCTTCTTGAATTCGACGTGTCCTGTCATTGTGTCCGCTGGAATCACGGCCACGAATCGCACTGGAGCTAAGGTATCAAGGACTTAACCCTATTTTGCCTCCTTTACCCAGTTTTTGCCCTGTTTATTGAGTGATCGACGATCGGATTTCATTGGGAAATCTACCAAAATCAACATCCTCTGTTTTTTTgaccaacttttttttttctctttttggccACTCGTGCCAAAGCCCCTCGATGACAGACCCATGGTCGGTTTGTCCGACCTCTGTACGACTTTCCCGAATGAGGTCATGGTTGCCGGTGAGTGGGCAAAGACCAAAAATTCAAGAAAGGGAGTCGGATCCTTTGTTTTCCAAAATTTTCCCCATGATTTTTCGTCCGCTGATTAAGGGTGGCAATTTGATCCGATCTATCAGATCTCCGATCTGACTTGATTCGAATGGGACGaattttatctgatctgattaaaaTCCAGGACATGTATGGATTTTAGAGAAAAACTCCAAAATGGGTACAGCTCGGATATAGATAATAGTATGCCCCATCTCGAATCCTATtcgatacacacacatatatacacacacacacatctaaatacccaacacaaaactCTAGCCGTCTAAGTTTTCCGTATTCGGTTGCTCCACCTCTCCTAAGCTTCCATATTCGGCCACTTCAAACCTCCCAcccgattgggactcttgaggatggaaaaagCAGAGAAAAAActgagagaaaatgaagaaaaaatcaagaaaaataaagaaaaagtaaaaaaaattgagaggtaaGTCTTTTTTCTACATAGATTgtcattttttttgtttcttttcttttctttccattgTCGTTTTCATGGATCTGTGGGAAAGaagagcacttgagagagattagaggggtTTTTGAGGTTCCGATTGGGTTTTTCTCCTTGAGTATATGGGATTCTATCCAAGTTATGACAGtgtgagttggttccttgaggttttgagagcttaatcttggtagaatcatgatattttgtaggattGCGGATTTTTGATCGGAAAGATTCTTCTTTggctacaaaatttttaatttatgggGCTTTATtccattgtatattttttttaaaactataTAGAAATTTCGGATATATCTGACCCGATCTGATCTGACCCATTTTTGGAGCTCGGCCCGATCCAACCCGACTCGAGACAAGTATGGGGCAGGTACGGATATGGATTTTCTGCTGATGGGGTGGGTATGGATATCGATTGACCCGACCCATATCCGACCTATTATCACCCCTCTCGCTGATTCCCACTATCGGTCGCCTATTGCTGTCCAGTACCGCCCATGCATTGTCGCCAGCTGCTAGACCTCCAGTTGCTTGGCCGTATGTTGTGAGGCCTTGGATCACGGACCACCACCCCTTATTTTGccgaaaaaaaagatgaagaacaaagaaaagaaaaaaaaatagagaagagagtgGAAGAATGCATgcctctctctcatatttttctctctactctctctctctctcaaagctGACTCATGACCTAATTCAAAGTCCTATCTGATTTAAGTTAAACCCAATGAGGAGACTCTAAACTATCCTTGGTATCCAGGTGGCACACCGACCCTACCTTGGCTCTTGTTGGAGATCTCTAAAATCTAGTCATAATTATCTAAActataattgattttgatcaCTCTTGTTCGGAGCAACTCAAGCACTACTACTTGGCTGACCTTGTCCTTCCACTTTATTTTGTCAAATCTTAGTATTCTCTAATCTATTGAGTTTCGAAGTTGCTGATAATGAAATGTAATGGCTTTGAATAGGTTTGGTTAATTTGCATAGTTAAACTCGAAAGATTCAAAGTGGAAGAAGTTAATAGCCTAATatttcttacttatttttgaattattagttattttattataaaaaaatattttttatttttttaaaaattaggatCAAGCATATGATACTATGAAACTTATGATTTATTGTGAAATATTGATTCCATGAATATTTTGATATTAATGACTTATTTATGAAATATAAACTTTAcatttatgattttatatttttgttatgaaaagaAGGATTGAATGATTGTTTTACTGTTAAAGATTGTATATGGACCAtgaattctaaaaaattatttagtatcttTTTTGTGCATGATTTAAGTAAATATAATTCAATAAAATATGATTTAGGAATACTTATTTTAAGAAAtatgataaaagatttttagataGTTATGTACGATCCTTAAAAGTGGAGATGATCGACATCCAGAACTAGCATCTATATCATCCTACCAATAGATAATAATAGTTGGCATATGACTCTACTAGTGGGTAATAGTAGTTAGCATATGATTTTATACGACCTTATGAGTgggtaatagtagttggtatttTATTGGTTACAACCTCATCATAGATATAATAACAACCTTAGCATTTACTTTGagagaattattaaaaattatgatgtggcaaaataataaataatttatgactttatttataaaattagcaTGATTTATGGACTTTTTTATGCTAtgcatcaaaaattatatttatataaattacatgatttatgcatatacAAAAGTAtgctatatttataatatatcgttcttatgaaaaattttatcttttaatgataattatttttttaaatgagttATTGATGTATGACAAACTTATGCTTAATCTGATAAGATAGTATGAgatttacttactgagctagtataACTAAtatctcttttattttattttttatgggatCACTATGGATGAAAAATAGTTTAGGCTTTGTATATTGTGCTAGCAagactattttatagtagaatttaGTTCTTTAATTGATTATAAATTTGTAGTTGGAGACTTTTTAAATTTTAAGTATTATGGATTTACTATCTAAACTCAAATTTAGTCACTCTAaactaattttattgaattatttagTGGATGATGGATTTGGaccttttattatatttaataatataattgCTGGCTTCATGTTATCATAGAGAGTACCCATGATAGCATGACTGTGCTATGCTCCAGATTGGTGGCATGacataaataatttaagaatattttctttgaaaaataaataaatacttgGTTTACACATCTTCAgcatttttttcaagaatattttttaaaaatataaatacaaaactagtagattaaaatatataaaatattattggaGGGCAAGATGCTTGCATtatagagtaattctttgtgcaccacatgcAGTGCAATGGAGCACATTGCTCAACCATATTGGAGCATGCAATGTATTTAATGATGGGACAGATATTTAATaccactcaatttttttcttctctaattttcagtGATGAAAATACTCTTTCctccataaaataaaaaaaatagtattattattttttaaaattttatgtgatttttcatgaatatatatgatattctgaacaatatatatgactgtCTATGtatttatgacatcctgaataatttatatgactttttgatatcttgtataactttctgtgaatttatatgatatttgaataatatatatgacttttgtgaatatatatgatatcttgaataatatatatgactttttaatatcttatatgacttcctctgaatatatatgatatcctgaataatatatatgactttctgtgaatatatatgacattctgaatattATATATAGCTtcctaatatcttatatgacttcctatcaATAAATATGACATCttaaacaatatatataatttttatcaaaatatatatatgacatcctgaataatatatatgactttctaatatcGTATATgaagtcatataaggcatcagaaaatcatatatattattcaaaataatatatatattatttaagatatcatatatatattcacagtaagtcatatatattatttaggatgtcatatatattcataaaaagtcatattAAGTATTaagaagctatatatattattcaggatgtcatatatattcataaaaagtcatatatatttttaaaatatatatatatttataaaaaattatacaagacatcaaaaagttatatatattatgtaagatatcataaatatataagaagtcatatatattgttcagaagaTCATATATATTTACGAAAAGTCATACAAgacatcaaaaataataatattatttcttCTTTATTCTACAAAGACAAAGATATTttgttattaaaaattaaatcataaaaaaatggaGCTGTATTAAATAACTGTCCATGCTACATGCTCCAATGTGATTGGATGATGTGCTCCTATTGCACCACATGCGATGCCCAAAGAGTTTTGGTAATATTATTCTGAAACAAGCCCAGTAACATGTAGAAAATCCACTAGTTGGATCTTGGCAGGTTGGATGGAATAAAACTATGAGCTTTGGCATATTTAAATAACTAGCACTCAACCCCCGCATTATATggatttaattgataataatgataatattttatattaaagttGCTCTTACCAATTAATTCTATGATGAGATTAAAAGGGCCTCTGAGAGTTTTTCTTCTAAAGATGGCCTCCCAAATCAGTGAAAATTATTGCATTTAGTAAATACCTGTATatcattttactattattatatagatagataaataataatttaaaatattttttatttttttatcatactgtTTATGCTTTtattcttatttaaaaaaaaaaaaaaacttaacatATGGCATTGTGGGAGATTATCTATAATCTTATGTGTCGATATGAAATGCCACTTCAATATCCTTGTATCGCTTTACTATTACTATAtagatatatttaatttattctttatttttttatcatactatttatatttttattttttatttaaaaaatataaaaaataaaaaaataaaacttgatacgTGGCATAGCAGAATATTATCCTACAATTTTACATGTTAACATGAAATGCCACCTCTAATATTCGTgtattgctttactattattatataaataaatagatagatttaaaatattttttattttttatcataatatttatattttattttttatttaaaaaatttaaaaataaaaataaaaattgacaCGTGGCATTgtaggagattatcctataaGCTTACGTGTCAACACGGAATGCCACCCTTAATATTGTGTAtcgctttattattattatagagaTATAGATCGAtgatagatttaaatattttttattttttatcataatatttatatttatatttcttatttaaaaatataaaatataaaaataaaattttcacatGGTGTTGTgggagattatcttataatcttacgTTTTGATATAAAATGCCACTTCTAATACCCGTAtattgctttactattattatatagatagattaatttaaatattttttattttttatcatattatttatgattttatcttttatttaaaaaatataaaaataaaaaataaaatttgacatgtGGTGTTGTGaaagattatcttataatcttatgTGTGAACATAAAATGCTATCCTAATATTTGTGTAtcgttttactattattatatagatatagatagatagatttaaaatattctttacttttttatcatactatttatatttatattttttatttaaaaaatataaaaaaaataaaaaataaaacttgacacaCAGCATTGTAAAAGattatttcataattttatgTGTTAATATGAAATGCCACCCCTAAAATTGAGTATCATTTTACtgttattttatagattttagtaAAAGTTGATAGGTATATATTCAAcagatttatcaaaaatatttataaaaatagaaaacaagTAGATATTAACATATGCAATGTAGTTTGAGATAAGATacctatactttttttttttgttttttgaatcAGGCATAATAACTTGCAACTCAAAATTTGGTGTCATCATGCAAATAGATAGGTTCAATTTTTTATGGAATttgtttttatgaaaaaaaactaaaaatcagGAACTACTGTAAAGATTGATCACAACATGTGAACCTTCTCATTTACTTCATAACATAGTAGCAGCGTGGAGTCGAAAGAActtctattattttaggtttttCATGGGAAACATTCTGATAAGCGGACTTTCTTATATTTCACTTCAGATCGAATTTGCATCGAAGTCGTCATCCGGCCATAGCCATCTCCTTTCAACCTTCCTTTTTTCCGGTACGGAGGCCAGTAGCAGCAGGCTGACCTTACCAACCATAGCCAACAACTCCAGTGATCTCGATAGCTTGGCACTTAGTTGGGCCAGATTttgtatatataaaaaattaaaaactagtgCAGTGATAGATCTCGGCATCgagatgaaattttaatttagtttaattGAAAATGCAGCACTACGATAGAATATTGTTGGGGTAGGTCATTATTAGGACTGATAAAATATGATCCATCCCACCAATCCGATCCATATTTAACTCACCATAAATATATTTGGATTTAGACTAAAtgatttggatcataaatggatTGACCAGTTTAACTCATTTAATGAATAGATCGGATTtcgattttagatatctgacccatttaatctatttaatgttCAGGTTGGATTAAGTcagataacctatttaacctgtttaatctatttctaacctatttaatccgacctgtttaatccatttaagatccgtttaacctatttaaaacctgtttaatctgtttttGACCCATCTAACCCgaccgtttaacctgtttaatccgtttaacctaatttggcctatttaataaacagattaaatggatcggatcaggttacctgtttaataaataggtcggatttaggtttaaatttttgatccgtttaataaacagattgggTTTGGATTGAAATTTTTGACTCGACCGCATTGATCCGATCCATTTATAATCCGATCGGACCCGATTGCTACCCCTAGTCCTTGTCATTTACCTGACTAGTTTATCTCCTCACCTTTCGACCGACTAGCTGCACTTCGCTGACCTGGCTATTGTAACTCAATCCGACTCCGACCAACAAGTCCCACCCTGACCGGCCTTCCATCGATTAATATCGATGAGACATGACAGACTAGAGGCATGACCGACCAACGAACTTAACTAAGTCGGTGCTTTCTCCGACTCGGTTAGACACACGGTCTACTCACAGCCCCAAGTTAGATGATGGTATTCGGCACGTGACCGACTATATATTCGGTGCCCTACCAACTAACTTGGTGGACGACTGGATAGCACCACTCATTCGGACTCATTCGCTTGCTGCCAAATCCATAGGCATAGGTGTCAGTCGAGCAACTGAACATCAAGTATGGCCACCACATTATCTCATCAGGTCACATCAAGTCTCGTCACCCAAGAGTCGTATCTTGTGTCGCCAGTTGTGCGCCATGATAAGAAATCACGAAGTCATTAATTTCGCCTATGAACTCATTAATTGCACCTCACGTGCGATAAGACGCATCGCCGCAGCCGCCTATGCACCGAATGAATGGTACGTCCGCTGTCAGAGCAGCAGGGCCGCCTGTACTACTCGGTATGGACAAGAAATCTGAAGTGGGCTTACTCTTTCTCTACTGACCTTGATCCCTCTATAAATAAAGATAAGTGAGGATTCCTCCAGGTAGGCAACACTGGCTCCATGTTGAGACACTGCTTCTCCTTCATTGAGTTCTATTCTTGATTTGAACATCAGAAGGTTCTCATCGGAGCAACTTCCAGTGAGACTTGCCTTGCAGGTCCTGCACCCCAGCTTCCTGATGTTCCAACGGATCTCGATCGCTTCGACATCGGGCAAAAATCATTGTTAACTCACATATCTGTTCTCACTCTCATCTTTGATGTCTCTGTTGTGCCCTCTCTCCGATGGACACACTCTCCTCACCAGCTTTCTACCACACAATAGTCAGGCACAGCTATTCAGCTTCAGGCTAACTACCCTATCGGAGACGGGCCATAACAGATACTAAACACTATACTACAAGTATAATTTGTATTGCTAAGTATTCCCACAATATATTGGACAGTACACTTCTAACAATCAAAACCCAAGCTCACCTATGCGCTGTTCCCTTGGGATTTAATTGAGCCTTCAACATCGAGTAACATCCAAGCTGACTGATGCTGAAGGTGATAACGTAGTACAAATAtcagtgccaaaaaaaaaaaaaaaaaaaaaaaaaaaagaaaaaacgtaGCATAAATATCCTTGAACAAATAAAAGAATTGTGAGAGGAGCCCAGAAAGCCCGGCCCAAAACAATGAAAAGCCGAGCCAAGCAGCCCGAGCCTAGCCGAGCCGCCGGACGGATCTCGGCTAAGCGCTGACGAGGACTGCGCAAGTAGCGTGTCCTTTAAGCAACCGACCGTCGACCGAGTGGACCGACCAAGTCGACCCTATCGCCACGTCAGAATGATAGAATTCACCTTCCTTTACCCAATCACTAGTCTCCACGTACACGTCCCTCCCCGTAACGGCTAGTTCACCGACCCCCCGGGATGCAGCCACGTTTCCCACGTAAACGTGTATCCTCCGGATTTTGACCAAGAGGAGGCCAACTCAGAACGCGGTGCTAGAAGAGCAGCGGGCGGGAAACTATTATTTTCGCCTTTTTAAAAGAACTAGGGCGGCTTTGCCAGGACATTCCCAGAAACATCTCAATTATTTacaattttctttttataatatcgaaacggttattttaatttttaaaacctTTTTGCCTCCACCATATATAACGAGACGTGTCTTCCGAACTAGCGTAGGTAGAAGTAGTTCCAGCTTAGTCCTTTTCAGAAAATTAGAGCCGTAGATTCACAGGAATTTGGGTATCTAAACCAAATCATTGGATTTCCTCATCAGGATTTGGTATCAGGTATGCTcgctgattttttcttttttgtacaAAATTGTTTTATTTGGATTCTATAGGAGTGTTGTTTACTTTAGATAATATCTCATggatttttcatcaaatttttatgtttgtttttttttttaaatttttgaacttGGTCTGTTTGGATGGTTATTGGTTTGGTTATTTTTGTATTTGGTTTGTGGATTTGTGAAGTTTCATGGATCAACGGAAGATACTGAGCACTTGGAGTCCACTTTGATGCATAGTAATTGCTGGATTTTGGTTTAAACATTGCCAGCATTTGACTTTAATGAACTTTGATTGGTTATGGTTTCTTGAATCGTTTGATTGTAACTTTTTTatgaatggcaaaaaaaaaaaaaaaaaaaaaaagaaagatacaatCAAATGATTCAAGAAACCATAACAAGGTTTGGGTTATGATTCAGGAAACCATTTAATTGTGTCTTTTTATGAAGTCGCTGTTCTGGGGCTTTTATCTCTTCTTTGTATTAAACTAATTGGGAATGGTAAATTTGCTTAGATGTTTGTGAAATTTATGTTGGAGTTTCTATCTAACTTCATGTTTCTGTTTTTGGTTTGCAGAGTGAATTCAAACCAGGCTTAAAATTTGAGTGCTTTTCAAGTTTGtgaaaaatatatcataagaATGGCAGTAGGACAAATTCAGCATGAAGAATCTGTAACAACTGGTTTAAAGTTTGTCCCCGGCTCATGCATTTTAGGAAGAAAAAGGGTTGTGATTTCAGATAGTTTGGATTCATCCAATTCATCTTCTCCATTAAGCGGGCCACTGCAAAAGAGGCGTGGTGCAAGATCGTTTGTGGAGAGATCGAATTGCCTCGAGTCACTACCCCAAGATGTTTTGGTAAATTACCCAAACTCCAAAATAATTAGAAGGTCTCTGAAAGTATGACTGTGAGCTTCAAATATCTGACAATATGCATGTTCTGATTTTGCAGGTTAGGATACTATGTAAGGTGAATCATAGCGACTTGAAACAGCTTATTTTGGTGTCCAAGATTGTCCATGGAGCAGTAAGTTTCATTATTCGAAAGGTGTTTCGATACAAAAACTTCTCTATTTATTGAAGGTTCTTACAGATATCTTCTTTTGTTGCTCAGACTTTGATTGCTAAGGAGATGCATTTTGCTTTTAGCACTCCATCCTCAAAGCCCACCTTCAGGAGAGAAGGAAATATGGGAGATATTGATTTAGAAGTCAGTGAAGAGGCACCAAATGCACCAAAGCAACGAAGGGTTGCGAAATCACGGCTAGGTGGAAAAACACTATCAAGTATTGCTGTTGCCCTCTTCACATCACCAGAGGACAAGTGGCCAAAGAACAGATTGGCTGCAGAGATGTAGATATGAAATTTACTAGTTTTTATTCATGTGAGCATTTTGTTGACTTATACTAGGTTGGCATTTTTTGATTCAATAGGGCTTAGTTTCCACAGCTCTGTTATGTTGTTTTGTGTTGTATTCTTCTAATGTGAAGTCACTGTAGAAGCCTTTCTTCAATGCATTTATTGAAGACAAATGGCCTTCTGCGTTGTATGTAACTAGATACCGCAATGATGTCAGAAGAGTGCTTCTCTCTTCTATGTAGATAAATATGCTGTACACTAGGATTAAATTGTATTTGAAGGCCTATCCTTCTTTTacgtaagaagaaataaaatcacAATTTATATTTGTTCTCAGATGTATTTGCTTTCAATTATCTCATGGCTCAATGAGTTCATTGGGCATTTAACTTGGTATCTTGCTTCTGTCTGTCTAGTTGCTAATATGCCATAGAAAGAGTTTATGAAGCTAGTTTGTGATATCATAGCTGTTCGCTTTGTAATTGGAGGGAATGCAAGTTTTATATGCTAGATGGCTTTTATTAAGAGGAAAATTGCAGGCACCAGCAGGATATTAAGCTCCAATGCTGCAGATATCATACAGCGATAGTTAAAATGTCATGCTCGTGAGAAATCAGAAGCTCATGCTCTTAAGATCAGCTTTTAACTATGCATTTACCAGTTCTACTGCAATTAATCACTTAATAGGGTGATCGTTTATAAGCTAGATATAGAATGTAGCTTTGCCCCTGGAGGCATGCAGAACAGATAGAGGTCAGTCATGCTCTTCGAGTTTGAGGGAAAATATGCCTATCATTTTACTGCATTGAAAGTTGCCATCGGCTATGCGAAGGAGAACTAGGCCATTTCACTTGACAAAACTGTCTGCTTTGTGAAGATGATAGTTTATTTTTGCTACCCAAATACAGATTTTATTGGGATGTTTGGTCAGGACACCATCATCATAGATTTTTTGTTACCATTCACATTGcagataaaaagaaagaagaaaataaaataggaCACAAATCAAGTACATAGAACATCTAAGCACTGCCTTCACGGGACATGCAACTTCACTAGAAAGATAACACAAGTACAAAAGAAGAACACTCACTCTCAACTTTTTGTACACaaatctctcaactagaagctatctcacaaaagctctctcaaaatccCTCAAGGATACTCTCTCACAGGTCTGCCAGTATCAGGGTCCTGATGCCTTGGACGTTCCTGTGGAGTGAACCGCTATATCGTGCCTCTCTGCAGCTGTTTGTTGATGCTCTGTTTACCCCCGATCCTTTGTCGGTACTCTGTAGGGTCTGCTCTGCTGCTGCGCCACTCGAAGCTCTGCCAAACTCCTTCGATGGCTGCATGAGCCTCCCTCACACTGATGCCTCGCGCATGGCTCTCTGCCGCGTGTTCTTTGTGTATTCTCGATTCTGTTCACCTACAGAGCCTCTTAAAGGCCTAAAACCTAGCTCAGATCGAAATCAGACTCTAGATCGGACTCCTGTAGTTTCTCGACCATTCCGATCGCACCTCAGATTGGAAACTGGCCCCCCTATCGTGACCCTACACGTCCTCTGATCACCTGGAATGGCTCACAGCTGTTGGATCTTGACTGCAGCCCTGCAGGCGTTCGATTGTGCCCTGATCCATAAGAGCCGTCGTGAGCCACGAGAAACCAGCCCGAAACACCATCTGATCCACCATAGACCGTGTGAAATGTAGTGTGAAACACTGTCGGTCGTTGGGTTGCGCTCGCGCATTTGTTGGGCCAGGCCCATACACGCCCGCATGTGCTCGCACTAGGCCTGGGCCTGACCCAAGCACCTGCGGGTCTGCCAGCCTTGTGGGCCCATCTGCCGCTGTGGACACTATCAGCCCACCTTCTCGTCTTCTTTCGCACGTATCTTTTCCATCTGAACTCCGTTTGGATTATTCTTGGGctcattggactccgttcgtcatcttGAATCTCATTCTGGACTtcttatggatcgaatcttgaggtgcATTTTCTAATAATCTCTATTTGACTCGATATTGGCTTCCACCTGtctttgagagcttttggatcttctcGCCTCCATGCCTTGGGACAATCGCCTgctactcatggatggacaaacatatgAATCGAACCATGCCACTCACAAActtcctgacctgagatctgctcgagATAGCCTCCTGGTGATATCGCATATcctcctcccgagtctcttgttTCGTGCCGAATCCATCTC
Coding sequences within it:
- the LOC105032735 gene encoding F-box protein At1g61340, producing MAVGQIQHEESVTTGLKFVPGSCILGRKRVVISDSLDSSNSSSPLSGPLQKRRGARSFVERSNCLESLPQDVLVRILCKVNHSDLKQLILVSKIVHGATLIAKEMHFAFSTPSSKPTFRREGNMGDIDLEVSEEAPNAPKQRRVAKSRLGGKTLSSIAVALFTSPEDKWPKNRLAAEM